One genomic segment of Synchiropus splendidus isolate RoL2022-P1 chromosome 16, RoL_Sspl_1.0, whole genome shotgun sequence includes these proteins:
- the ppp1r14d gene encoding protein phosphatase 1 regulatory subunit 14B, with product MASEPNTQSRVMFQSVDKTDEPGRRRIGKLTVKYNRKDLQRRLDIEEWIDEQLHLLFDCEEEDIPELEIDIDELLELTDEGQRTRLQELLQECGKPKEEFINGLLYRIKGLRKLSGPLKK from the exons ATGGCGTCAGAACCAAACACCCAGTCCAGGGTGATGTTTCAGTCGGTGGACAAAACGGATGAGCCGGGCCGGCGCAGGATCGGCAAGCTGACGGTCAAGTACAACCGCAAGGACCTGCAGCGGAGGCTGGACATCGAGGAGTGGATCGACGAGCAGCTGCACCTGCTGTTTGACTGCGAG GAGGAAGACATTCCCGAGTTAGAGATCGACATCGACGAGCTCCTGGAGCTGACAGACGAGGGACAGAGGACTCGGCTACAG GAGTTGCTGCAGGAATGTGGAAAGCCAAAAGAG GAATTCATCAACGGGCTGCTCTACAGGATAAAGGGTCTACGCAAACTGTCCGGGCCCTTGAAGAAGTAA
- the spint1a gene encoding kunitz-type protease inhibitor 1a gives MNLAFRGLSLLLLLWNSVEGQESGDDCLANFKHGRDDFVLDADESVKDGATFLSSPPLTRVRDCVVACCKDARCNVAFMERGSEEGLVSSCFLFDCLYKKKYACRFVRKKGYLNYIMDSLYDNYMAVDLPPKESDRPPVADGGLDRVVQPQDSVTLNGIESKDDNGIVAYTWLMLTDYRHAIITKTNFADQIIVSNLTSGIYKFQLTVTDTVGQSDSTKVTVLVLTPEQSEHHCMAPMKVGPCRGSFPRWHYNAASEKCEEFIFGGCKKNLNNYLSKEECSNACYGNEKRGTGRSLPNPQPQQEKCGAPCTPLQFSCANGCCLDPGLECDTVPQCSDGSDELKCEDLDNNLQILLKIAIDEQKVRCTEPPVTGTCRDSLSKWYYNPLDQECFLFNYGGCQGSENRFDNKESCTKTCRGVTEKDVFARKAEFERQEAESETGIIAIAALLGAAILILLIVLVYCFMKGKRKSAQHHRVPLNSAPVTSLEDRERLVYNSTTKPI, from the exons ATGAATTTAGCCTTCAGGGGACTTTCattgcttctgctgctctggaACTCTGTTGAGGGACAAGAATCCGGAGACGACTGTTTGGCGAATTTCAAACACGGACGGGATGATTTCGTGCTGGACGCGGATGAGTCGGTGAAGGACGGCGCGACGTTCCTGTCCTCCCCGCCGCTGACGCGGGTCAGAGACTGCGTGGTGGCCTGCTGCAAAGACGCGCGCTGCAACGTCGCCTTCATGGAGCGAGGCAGCGAGGAAGGGCTCGTCTCGTCCTGCTTCTTATTCGACTGCCTGTACAAGAAGAAGTACGCCTGTCGCTTCGTCAGGAAGAAGGGTTACCTCAACTACATCATGGACTCCCTGTACGACAACTACATGGCGGTGGACCTCCCCCCGA AAGAATCCGACCGACCGCCGGTGGCTGACGGCGGCCTGGACCGTGTGGTGCAGCCGCAGGATTCCGTCACGCTGAACGGCATCGAGAGCAAGGACGATAACGGGATCGTCGCCTACACGTGGCTGATGCTGACGGACTACCGTCACGCCATCATCACA AAAACCAACTTTGCTGACCAGATTATTGTGTCTAATCTGACATCTGGGATATACAAGTTCCAGCTGACGGTAACGGACACGGTCGGGCAATCGGACTCGACCAAAGTCACCGTCCTGGTCCTCACACCGGAGCAGTCTGAGC ACCACTGCATGGCCCCGATGAAGGTTGGCCCGTGCCGTGGCTCCTTCCCTCGCTGGcactacaacgctgcctccgagAAATGCGAAGAGTTCATTTTCGGCGGCTGCAAGAAGAATCTCAACAACTATCTGTCCAAGGAGGAGTGCAGCAACGCTTGCTATGGCAACG AGAAACGAGGGACGGGAAGAAGCCTGCCAAACCCACAGCCTCAGC AGGAGAAGTGTGGGGCTCCGTGTACGCCGCTGCAGTTCTCCTGCGCCAACGGCTGCTGCCTGGATCCGGGCCTGGAGTGTGACACCGTACCGCAGTGCAGCGACGGCTCGGACGAGCTCAAGTGTGAAGACT TGGACAACAATCTGCAGATCCTGCTGAAGATCGCCATCGACGAGCAGAAAG TGCGCTGCACGGAGCCGCCCGTCACCGGGACCTGCCGCGACAGTCTCAGCAAGTGGTACTACAACCCGCTGGATCAGGAGTGCTTCCTCTTCAACTACGGCGGCTGTCAAGGCAGCGAGAACAGATTCGACAACAAGGAGTCCTGCACAAAGACCTGCCGCGGAGTCACAG AGAAAGATGTGTTCGCAAGGAAGGCTGAGTTTGAGCGCCAGGAGGCTGAAAGTGAGACGG GTATCATCGCCATCGCCGCGCTCCTGGGCGCCGCCATCTTGATTCTGCTCATCGTCCTGGTCTACTGCTTCATGAAGGGCAAGAGGAAGTCGGCGCAGCACCACCGCGTGCCACTCAACAGCGCCCCTGTCACTTCGCTGGAGGACAGAGAGCGTCTGGtctacaacagcaccaccaaaCCCATCTGA
- the zfyve19 gene encoding abscission/NoCut checkpoint regulator, translating to MDSRCYCCATKFSLFKKELGCKNCGRSFCANCLTLSAVVPRCGNTQQKVCKQCHSNLTGGGPSDSGGRWSPPENYKKRVAAYEAKQHGAASQPAAPGAGRSLKGPPPSKNMTKADQVIAERLQKLKEDTKPKSVPSEREIESRLAALKAPTKPVPSTSEMEDRLAALRGQAPPSHAPPPVHQPPDRRTQTEQANDLLAQLSEEVAIDEQHTNPNSSANGLMNDLNKGEQRSSEDNLEENQSESKDLEAEKQRLVNEAIRDLKQAQHTQDQILDVAKRLAQLRGQDPETVTLDDFKQPDSDEETEEEAVLRVLKQLSEEAALDEASGYNIPFVEPSGPQNKEKKSSKKKQTPPPAAAPPSDSDDEELPWCCICDEDAVLRCHSCDGDLFCKRCFREVHDEFDRKEHRTASYTAPKKKKKKKKTGFR from the exons ATGGACAGCCGCTGTTATTGCTGCGCGACCAAATTTAGCCTCTTCAAAAAGGAG CTCGGCTGTAAGAATTGCGGCCGCTCCTTCTGCGCCAACTGCTTGACCCTCAGTGCTGTTGTGCCTCGCTGTGGCAACACTCAGCAGAAGGTCTGCAAGCAATGCCACTCCAATCTCACCGG TGGTGGTCCGTCAGATTCTGGTGGCAGATGGTCACCTCCAGAAAACTACAAAAA ACGTGTTGCTGCCTATGAAGCCAAACAGCATGGGGCAGCATCACAGCCTGCTGCACCAGGTGCCGGCAGAAGCCTGAAAGGTCCTCCTCCAAGCAAAAACATGACCAAAGCAGATCAGGTCATTGCAGAAAGACTCCAAAAACTTAAGGAAGATACGAAGCCAA AGTCTGTACCATCCGAGAGAGAGATTGAGTCGAGACTTGCTGCTTTGAAAGCGCCAACTAAACCGGTGCCCTCGACATCAGAAATGGAGGACCGCCTAGCGGCTTTAAGGGGTCAAGCCCCGCCCTCACATGCGCCCCCACCT GTGCATCAGCCTCCGGACCGCAGAACTCAGACTGAACAAGCAAATgatcttttggctcagctgtcAGAAGAGGTGGCCATTGATGAGCAACACACAAACCCCAACTCCA GTGCAAACGGTCTTATGAATGACCTGAATAAAGGAGAACAGAGATCTTCAGAGGATAACTtggaggagaaccagagtgagAGCAAGGACCTGGAGGCTGAGAAGCAGCGTTTGGTCAATGAGGCCATCAGGGATCTGAAACAAGCCCAACACACTCAGGATCAGATCCTTGATGTAGCCAAGAGGCTGGCGCAGCTGAGAGGACAGGACCCTGAGACAG TTACCCTGGATGACTTCAAGCAGCCTGACAGCGatgaggagacggaggaggaggccGTGCTGAGAGTGTTGAAACAG CTCTCAGAAGAAGCTGCTCTAGATGAAGCCAGCGGCTACAACATCCCATTTGTGGAACCCAGCGGACCCcaaaacaaggagaagaagtcatcaaagaagaagcag ACTCCCCCTCCTGCAGCTGCGCCGCCCTCAGACAGTGACGATGAGGAGCTTCCTTGGTGCTGCATCTGTGACGAAGATGCCGTCCTGCGATGTCACTCCTGCGACGGAGACCTGTTCTGCAAACGCTGCTTCAG GGAGGTCCACGATGAGTTCGACAGAAAGGAGCATCGCACCGCCAGCTACACAGcgcccaagaagaagaagaaaaagaagaagac GGGcttcaggtga